The proteins below come from a single Tenuifilum thalassicum genomic window:
- the metG gene encoding methionine--tRNA ligase has protein sequence MKSFKRYMITSALPYANGPVHIGHLAGVYIPSDIFTRYLRAKGVDVISVCGSDEHGVPITIKARQENTTPQAIVDKYNAIIKESFEKFGIAFDIYSRTTSKVHYETASEFFRKLYDKGVFIEKTTEQYYDEEVGQFLADRYIMGTCPHCGNEKAYGDQCEKCGTSLNPTDLKDPKSMLSGSKPVLKSTKHWFLPLDKFQPDLEKWILTDHKEWKSNVYGQCKSWFDQGLQPRAVSRDLDWGVPVPVEGAEGKVLYVWFDAPIGYISATKELTPDWEKYWKDPETRLIHFIGKDNIVFHCIIFPAMLKAEGSYILPDNVPANEFLNLEGDKISTSRNWAVWLHEYLEEFPGKQDVLRYVLTANMPETKDNDFTWKDFQTRNNSELVAILGNFVNRAMVLTKKYFDSKVPAIKEIDEYDRETLAEIPKIKQSIEKSLDEFRFREALKEAMSLARLGNKYLADTEPWKVFKTNPDKVATILNVSMQITANLGILLEPFLPFTSEKIRNMINYSSKSWAEAGTDNLLQPGHQLNEPELLFEKIEDDVIEKQLNKLRKVKEENEKANAKVAPPKDLVTYDEFSKMDIRVAKVLEAERVPKTQKLLKLKIDTGLDTRVIVSGIAEFFEPENLIGKQVVVLANLEPRKIRGIESKGMILMAEDIDGKLQLVSPLGMVSNGSTVK, from the coding sequence ATGAAGTCGTTTAAACGTTACATGATAACATCTGCATTGCCATATGCCAACGGCCCGGTTCATATTGGACATCTTGCAGGTGTTTATATTCCATCCGATATTTTTACCCGTTACCTTAGGGCTAAAGGGGTTGATGTGATTTCGGTTTGTGGCTCCGATGAGCATGGGGTTCCCATTACCATTAAAGCTCGCCAGGAGAATACTACTCCTCAGGCAATAGTTGATAAGTATAATGCTATTATAAAAGAATCGTTTGAGAAGTTCGGAATTGCTTTTGATATATACTCCCGTACCACATCAAAGGTGCACTACGAAACGGCAAGCGAATTTTTCAGAAAGCTTTACGACAAAGGTGTTTTCATTGAGAAAACCACCGAGCAGTACTACGACGAAGAGGTTGGCCAATTTCTTGCCGACAGGTACATCATGGGAACATGCCCTCACTGCGGCAATGAGAAGGCTTATGGCGACCAGTGCGAAAAGTGTGGAACAAGTCTTAACCCTACCGACCTCAAGGACCCAAAATCGATGCTTAGCGGTTCAAAACCAGTACTAAAATCGACAAAACACTGGTTCCTCCCTCTCGATAAGTTCCAGCCAGATTTGGAAAAATGGATTTTAACAGACCATAAAGAGTGGAAATCGAATGTTTACGGGCAGTGTAAGAGCTGGTTCGACCAGGGATTACAACCTAGAGCAGTGAGCCGCGACTTAGACTGGGGGGTTCCTGTGCCAGTAGAGGGGGCTGAAGGCAAAGTACTTTATGTATGGTTCGATGCACCAATCGGATACATATCTGCTACAAAAGAGTTAACTCCCGATTGGGAAAAATATTGGAAAGACCCCGAAACACGTTTAATCCACTTCATCGGTAAGGACAATATAGTTTTCCATTGTATTATTTTCCCTGCCATGCTTAAGGCTGAGGGAAGCTACATTCTACCAGACAATGTCCCTGCTAATGAGTTTCTCAACCTTGAAGGCGATAAGATTTCAACATCGCGAAACTGGGCGGTTTGGCTACATGAGTATCTCGAAGAATTTCCAGGGAAACAGGATGTATTACGTTACGTACTTACTGCAAACATGCCCGAAACCAAGGATAACGATTTTACGTGGAAAGACTTTCAAACCAGGAATAATAGCGAGCTAGTTGCCATCCTTGGTAATTTTGTGAACAGAGCCATGGTTTTAACTAAGAAGTACTTTGACTCTAAAGTTCCAGCAATTAAAGAGATTGACGAATACGACAGGGAAACGCTTGCTGAAATTCCAAAAATCAAACAATCTATCGAGAAAAGCCTCGATGAGTTTCGCTTTCGCGAGGCGTTGAAAGAAGCTATGAGTCTCGCCCGCCTTGGTAACAAGTACCTGGCCGACACAGAACCATGGAAGGTATTTAAGACTAACCCCGATAAGGTTGCTACAATCCTTAACGTATCGATGCAGATTACTGCCAATTTGGGCATCCTTCTTGAACCGTTCCTCCCCTTTACTTCCGAGAAGATAAGGAATATGATTAACTATTCTAGCAAAAGTTGGGCCGAAGCAGGAACCGACAATCTCCTTCAACCAGGACATCAGCTAAATGAGCCAGAATTGCTTTTTGAAAAAATTGAGGATGACGTTATAGAAAAGCAGCTCAACAAATTAAGGAAGGTGAAAGAAGAAAATGAAAAGGCAAATGCTAAGGTAGCCCCACCCAAAGATTTGGTAACCTACGATGAGTTCTCCAAGATGGATATCCGCGTAGCCAAAGTCCTTGAAGCAGAACGCGTTCCTAAAACACAAAAACTTCTTAAACTTAAAATCGACACTGGACTTGATACCCGAGTAATAGTTTCGGGAATTGCAGAATTCTTTGAACCAGAAAACCTTATTGGAAAACAGGTTGTTGTACTTGCCAATTTAGAACCTAGAAAGATTAGGGGTATAGAATCAAAGGGTATGATACTAATGGCTGAGGATATTGATGGTAAGTTACAGCTTGTATCTCCTTTAGGAATGGTTTCAAACGGTTCAACTGTAAAATAA
- a CDS encoding alpha-2-macroglobulin family protein gives MKNKRSPFLRLIVISLVGIALVTSCKKKSKEIITVVDPTFSQYVSAYTSGMVSANSTIAIRLAKPASSFTSVGDEIKTKVFNISPSVDGKAFWVDSLTIEFKPDKPLKSGEIYTIRFYLGKVTDVDDKRFENLDFSIRVIPQSIAVDFVGLIVQSADEPKTYALEGVVQLADYANVESIKKCFKASHNGQMLDIELEQTDLKTYNISIKGIKRTNKKSIVDVTWNSEEINGSNSGSFKFDVPAIDEFSVINTKVTQSPNQSIQILFSDLLDENQDFEGLVEIDGYTNLRFELDRNLLRVYLPQETQEVGEVNVHKGIKNFEGKKLEDDYTQKFIFEDIKPSLRSVSKGTILPTSQGLVYPFEAVNLKAVTVEVIKIFENNIPYYLQVNRLGETYELRRVGYSVFRKNISLLEYGVVVPNKWTRYTLDLSNFFEADPGALYQIKITFNKHQLLNPCESDKSEVDDMSSSDEVYDDYDDYYYDEDYDWRERDNPCNPAYYMSSRMINQIIMSSDLGVLAKMGNNGKMLVVVTDLPSAKPRSDVTIRITDYQNQLLAEDKTNSDGFAEFSLSRTPYLVTAIDGNQKGYLRVDNGSSNSLSNFDVGGFEVQRGLKGMIYGERGVWRPGDTLHLSFILEDKEKTIPENHPIIFELRDPRGTMVKKIVKPNNPMGMFYFPVPTDEQAPTGNWMARVKVGGAIFNKTLKIETIKPNRLKINLDIDNIPQSGVISAPINVKWLHGAPAGNLKAKYEVTLKKGNATFPKYSQYTFNDPGIQFESNSYTLWEGMLDANGNSTVTGKITKQRNMPAAINVLFKGRVFEQGGDYSIDLFSRTFYPYNRFVGVLAPKPKPGMGWLETDSDQEFKVVTIDANGKPVNCNNLVVELFKLSWRWWWEQLDNSDASYVSRNYEKLVSRKEIATKNGKATFPLRINYPEWGRFYLKITDKETGVSCGKIVYFDWPWGYSKTQADRPGGASILALAINKDECNVGDKVQLTFPGSEGSRALISVENGSRVIKAWWADASKANNVVEVETTPEMAPNAFIHVTLIQPHKNKSNDLPIRMFGITRVAVTDPQTILQPIIDMPDELKTNQTFTVSVSEKNGKPMNFTLAIVDEGLLDINRFKTPDPHSIFYAQEALGVRTWDIYDYVIGAFGGKLERNISIGGDEDVKVQEGEKNQRFKPVVRYFGPFSLGKKDRKKISVNLGNYIGSVRAMVVAANNGAYGNAEKACPVRNDLMVMATLPRVLGPQEEISLPVNIFTMSNKVKDVLVKVKTTPNISIVGEAQKPLSFRKEGEKMVYFNLRVGGNTGNAKITIEATGNGAKAYQTIDINIRNPISEVTRSIDTIVPANSKVSGSFNTFGIPGSNSATIEASILPPLNLKRRLDELIRYPHGCVEQTTSAVFPQIYLDKLIELTSGQKGDINYYVNEAIAKLSKLQNTVGSFRYWPSYNYSDDWSTSYVGHFLVEAQEAGFNIPQSILSNWLAYQRGAAREYRHTSNSYRNSDLVQAYRLYTLALAQSPEIGAMNKLKEQSLGLAAKMRLAAAYALIGQAETAKSIIQNTPIKFDPYRELSYTYGSDLRDKAITLETLILLNDETNGFRLAKEISKSLSGNRWLSTQETATSLLALSKMSLNYKEDGKVNVRYTINGETEKLSTSKPIARNELSIKDGSNTFTYENRSSKPVFVNIALSGIPPLGEEKAFESNITMKVVYKDNGGILLNPEQLKKGTDFICEVSISNPGTKGEIKGLALTQIFPSGWEIQNTRLEGTDDMSSNKFDYQDIRDDRVITYFGLRPNETKKFTIKLTATYAGKFYMPGPYCEAMYDNSIAAQQKGGWVKVE, from the coding sequence ATGAAAAACAAAAGAAGTCCTTTCCTTAGACTTATTGTGATATCCTTAGTAGGAATTGCATTAGTCACCTCATGCAAAAAAAAGTCAAAAGAGATAATTACAGTAGTTGATCCAACCTTTAGCCAATACGTTTCGGCCTACACTTCTGGAATGGTATCGGCAAATTCAACCATAGCGATAAGGTTAGCAAAGCCTGCATCATCGTTCACAAGCGTAGGCGATGAGATAAAAACAAAGGTGTTTAATATCTCACCAAGTGTCGATGGGAAAGCATTCTGGGTCGACTCACTTACAATTGAGTTTAAACCCGACAAGCCTTTAAAATCAGGCGAAATATACACTATTAGGTTTTACCTTGGCAAGGTAACTGATGTGGACGATAAAAGATTTGAGAACCTGGACTTTTCCATTCGTGTTATTCCTCAATCTATAGCAGTCGATTTTGTCGGTCTAATTGTCCAAAGTGCCGATGAGCCAAAAACATATGCCCTTGAAGGGGTTGTTCAACTTGCCGACTATGCAAATGTTGAGAGTATTAAAAAATGCTTCAAGGCAAGCCATAATGGACAAATGCTCGACATTGAACTCGAACAAACTGATTTGAAAACTTACAACATCAGTATTAAAGGTATAAAAAGAACTAACAAAAAAAGTATTGTTGACGTTACCTGGAATTCAGAAGAAATTAACGGAAGCAATAGTGGAAGTTTTAAATTCGACGTACCTGCAATAGATGAGTTCTCGGTTATCAATACAAAGGTTACACAATCGCCAAATCAATCCATTCAAATTTTATTCTCCGATCTTTTAGATGAAAATCAAGATTTTGAGGGTCTGGTTGAAATAGATGGTTATACTAACCTTCGGTTTGAACTTGATAGGAATTTGCTACGCGTATACCTCCCACAAGAAACTCAAGAGGTTGGCGAAGTTAATGTACATAAAGGCATCAAAAACTTTGAGGGTAAAAAGCTCGAAGACGATTACACTCAGAAGTTCATTTTTGAAGACATTAAACCTTCGTTACGGTCGGTAAGTAAAGGGACTATCCTTCCCACATCACAGGGATTAGTCTATCCCTTTGAGGCTGTTAACTTAAAAGCGGTAACCGTTGAGGTAATTAAAATATTCGAGAACAATATTCCATACTACTTACAAGTAAATCGGTTAGGTGAGACTTATGAGCTACGAAGGGTTGGCTACAGCGTTTTTAGAAAAAACATATCATTACTTGAGTACGGAGTAGTTGTGCCCAATAAATGGACCCGCTATACACTAGACCTTAGTAATTTTTTTGAGGCCGATCCAGGGGCTCTATATCAAATAAAAATAACATTTAATAAACATCAGCTGCTGAACCCATGCGAAAGTGATAAAAGTGAAGTAGATGACATGAGTTCATCGGATGAAGTTTATGATGATTATGATGATTACTATTATGATGAGGACTACGACTGGCGAGAACGCGACAATCCTTGCAATCCAGCCTACTACATGAGTTCTAGGATGATAAACCAAATCATCATGTCGTCCGATTTAGGTGTTCTTGCAAAAATGGGAAACAATGGGAAAATGCTTGTAGTTGTCACCGACTTACCCTCAGCTAAGCCAAGGTCAGATGTTACTATCAGAATTACCGATTACCAAAATCAGCTATTAGCTGAAGATAAAACTAACTCCGATGGGTTTGCCGAATTCTCTCTTTCGCGCACTCCATATTTGGTAACAGCTATCGATGGGAATCAAAAGGGTTATTTAAGGGTTGATAATGGCTCATCAAACTCTTTAAGCAACTTTGATGTTGGTGGTTTTGAGGTTCAAAGGGGGCTTAAAGGAATGATTTACGGAGAACGTGGTGTATGGCGCCCTGGCGATACGCTTCACTTGTCGTTTATACTTGAAGATAAAGAGAAGACTATACCAGAAAACCATCCGATCATTTTTGAACTTCGCGATCCCAGAGGAACAATGGTCAAAAAGATTGTGAAACCCAATAACCCAATGGGAATGTTTTACTTCCCTGTCCCAACCGACGAGCAAGCCCCTACTGGCAATTGGATGGCAAGAGTAAAAGTGGGAGGCGCAATTTTCAACAAAACGCTTAAAATAGAAACCATTAAGCCCAATAGGCTTAAAATAAATCTTGACATTGATAATATACCACAATCAGGAGTAATAAGTGCACCAATAAATGTAAAATGGTTACACGGGGCACCTGCCGGTAATCTGAAAGCCAAGTACGAAGTTACACTCAAAAAAGGAAACGCTACATTCCCAAAGTATAGCCAGTACACCTTCAACGATCCTGGCATTCAGTTTGAATCAAACAGCTATACGCTCTGGGAAGGTATGCTTGATGCAAATGGGAACTCAACCGTTACTGGCAAAATTACCAAGCAAAGGAATATGCCTGCTGCAATTAATGTACTGTTCAAGGGACGCGTTTTTGAACAGGGAGGTGATTATAGCATCGACCTATTTTCTAGAACCTTTTACCCTTACAATAGATTCGTTGGTGTATTGGCACCTAAGCCCAAACCTGGCATGGGTTGGCTCGAAACCGATTCTGACCAGGAGTTTAAAGTTGTTACAATCGATGCTAATGGCAAACCAGTAAATTGTAATAACCTTGTTGTAGAACTTTTTAAACTTTCGTGGCGCTGGTGGTGGGAACAGCTCGATAATAGCGATGCGAGCTACGTTAGTAGAAACTATGAAAAACTTGTTAGCAGAAAAGAAATTGCTACAAAAAACGGTAAAGCAACCTTTCCGCTACGAATCAATTATCCAGAATGGGGACGCTTTTACCTGAAAATCACTGACAAGGAAACTGGTGTTAGCTGTGGTAAAATTGTATACTTCGATTGGCCCTGGGGATATAGCAAAACTCAAGCCGACCGTCCAGGTGGGGCTTCTATCCTAGCATTAGCCATTAATAAGGACGAGTGCAATGTTGGCGACAAAGTACAGCTTACATTTCCAGGTTCAGAAGGATCTAGGGCTCTAATTAGTGTTGAAAATGGCTCCAGAGTAATTAAAGCATGGTGGGCCGATGCTTCAAAAGCAAATAATGTTGTAGAGGTTGAAACAACACCCGAAATGGCTCCAAATGCTTTTATTCATGTAACCCTGATTCAACCCCACAAAAACAAATCCAACGACCTGCCTATCCGCATGTTTGGTATTACCCGAGTAGCAGTTACCGACCCGCAAACTATTCTTCAACCTATCATCGACATGCCCGATGAGCTCAAAACCAATCAAACCTTCACTGTCAGTGTAAGCGAGAAGAATGGTAAGCCAATGAATTTCACCCTAGCAATTGTAGACGAAGGTCTACTTGATATCAATCGATTCAAAACTCCCGACCCGCACTCTATATTCTATGCTCAAGAAGCATTAGGAGTAAGAACTTGGGATATTTACGACTATGTTATTGGAGCCTTTGGTGGCAAACTTGAAAGAAACATCTCAATTGGAGGTGACGAAGATGTAAAAGTTCAGGAGGGCGAGAAAAACCAACGGTTTAAACCAGTGGTACGATATTTTGGACCATTCTCCTTGGGAAAGAAAGATCGCAAGAAGATTTCAGTCAACCTTGGCAATTATATCGGGAGCGTAAGAGCCATGGTAGTTGCTGCCAATAATGGAGCATATGGTAATGCAGAAAAAGCCTGCCCTGTTCGAAACGACTTAATGGTTATGGCCACTCTTCCAAGGGTTTTAGGACCTCAAGAAGAGATTAGCTTACCTGTAAATATCTTCACCATGTCCAATAAGGTGAAAGATGTTTTAGTTAAAGTAAAAACAACACCAAATATTAGCATAGTAGGGGAAGCACAAAAGCCCTTAAGTTTTAGAAAGGAAGGGGAAAAGATGGTTTATTTTAACCTTAGAGTTGGCGGAAACACAGGAAATGCTAAAATAACCATTGAAGCTACTGGTAATGGAGCTAAAGCATACCAAACAATTGACATCAACATACGCAATCCTATTTCTGAAGTAACACGTAGCATTGACACAATAGTTCCAGCAAATTCAAAAGTTTCTGGTTCATTTAACACATTTGGCATACCTGGCAGCAATTCTGCGACAATTGAAGCCTCTATCCTCCCCCCTCTTAACCTAAAACGAAGGCTCGATGAGCTTATTCGGTACCCTCATGGGTGCGTTGAGCAAACAACTTCGGCTGTATTCCCACAGATTTACCTCGACAAGCTAATAGAACTTACATCCGGCCAAAAGGGTGATATAAACTACTATGTAAACGAGGCCATTGCCAAACTATCAAAACTACAGAATACTGTTGGAAGTTTCCGGTACTGGCCATCATATAATTACAGCGACGATTGGAGTACCAGCTACGTTGGCCATTTCCTAGTTGAAGCACAGGAGGCTGGTTTTAACATCCCTCAATCAATTTTAAGTAACTGGCTAGCATACCAACGAGGTGCAGCTAGAGAATATAGGCACACATCGAACAGCTACAGGAATTCTGATTTGGTTCAGGCCTATAGGCTTTACACTCTGGCTTTAGCACAATCACCCGAAATTGGTGCAATGAATAAGCTCAAAGAACAGAGTCTTGGTTTGGCTGCTAAGATGCGACTAGCTGCAGCATACGCCCTTATTGGACAGGCAGAAACAGCAAAATCGATTATTCAAAACACTCCAATAAAATTTGATCCCTATAGAGAGCTAAGCTATACGTATGGTTCAGATTTACGCGATAAAGCCATTACTCTTGAAACCTTAATTCTACTCAACGACGAAACTAACGGTTTCCGTTTGGCAAAAGAGATAAGTAAAAGCCTTTCTGGAAACAGATGGCTTAGCACCCAAGAAACTGCAACTTCTCTTCTTGCCCTTTCAAAAATGTCGCTAAACTATAAGGAGGATGGCAAGGTGAACGTACGTTACACAATAAATGGCGAAACCGAAAAGCTATCTACTAGTAAACCAATTGCTAGGAACGAATTAAGCATAAAGGATGGAAGCAACACATTTACCTACGAAAACCGTTCATCCAAACCAGTATTTGTAAACATTGCTCTTTCAGGAATACCTCCGCTTGGCGAGGAGAAAGCCTTTGAAAGCAATATTACAATGAAGGTTGTCTACAAAGACAATGGGGGGATATTGCTTAATCCTGAACAGTTGAAAAAAGGAACGGATTTTATCTGCGAAGTTTCCATATCGAATCCTGGCACCAAAGGAGAGATTAAGGGGTTGGCATTAACTCAAATCTTCCCATCGGGATGGGAAATACAAAATACCCGACTTGAAGGAACTGATGATATGTCGTCAAACAAATTTGATTATCAAGATATTCGTGACGATCGGGTTATCACCTACTTTGGTTTAAGACCAAATGAAACTAAAAAGTTTACCATTAAACTTACAGCAACTTATGCTGGAAAGTTCTATATGCCAGGACCATACTGCGAAGCGATGTACGACAACTCAATAGCAGCACAGCAAAAAGGAGGCTGGGTTAAAGTGGAATAG
- the amrB gene encoding AmmeMemoRadiSam system protein B, producing the protein MGIRQKNVNLLLLTYKLAMKVNATLFLALPLLLLSCGKTKEHEQVRFPVDTIGFATKDYQVDSILNRISRIQGYFLESAPNIKESRLAICPHDDHTYVGWLYPATLRNITAKTVILFGVAHKAKRYGLQDKLVFESFDSWKGPFGNIKISKLRNQIYKLLPQDDAIKHDSMHIVEHSIESMLPFLQKQNRDIEIVPILVPYMSKERIEVLAEKLAKALYVTFKKEGLSWGSDVAIVVTTDAVHYGDMDWGGKNYAPFGSDSAGYKKAKTLELEILNTTLVGNLSPEMVRNFYGYTVDSSNYMEYKWTWCGRYSIPFALLTALNLNKLQNGQDLVGLPVGYSTSIEKTQIPVEDLGMGHTAPANLRHWVGYAAVVYH; encoded by the coding sequence ATGGGAATAAGACAAAAAAATGTAAATTTACTTTTATTAACATACAAATTAGCCATGAAAGTAAATGCTACACTCTTTTTAGCACTACCACTTTTGTTGCTATCCTGTGGAAAGACAAAGGAACATGAACAAGTTCGATTTCCAGTTGATACAATTGGTTTTGCAACAAAAGACTATCAGGTAGATTCCATTCTAAATCGAATTAGTAGAATTCAAGGTTATTTTCTTGAAAGCGCTCCAAACATAAAAGAAAGCCGGTTGGCAATATGCCCCCACGACGACCATACTTATGTGGGATGGCTTTATCCCGCAACTCTTCGGAACATAACGGCCAAAACGGTTATTCTTTTTGGTGTAGCACATAAGGCAAAGCGATATGGATTACAAGATAAACTAGTTTTCGAAAGTTTTGATTCATGGAAAGGGCCCTTTGGAAACATTAAGATTTCCAAGCTTAGAAATCAGATTTACAAACTCTTACCTCAAGATGATGCAATAAAGCATGATAGCATGCACATTGTAGAGCATTCCATTGAATCGATGTTACCATTTTTACAGAAACAGAATCGTGATATTGAAATCGTACCTATACTTGTCCCTTACATGAGCAAGGAGAGAATTGAGGTCCTTGCAGAAAAATTGGCTAAGGCGTTATATGTAACTTTTAAGAAGGAAGGATTAAGTTGGGGTTCCGATGTGGCTATTGTCGTAACAACAGATGCCGTTCATTATGGCGATATGGATTGGGGCGGTAAGAACTATGCCCCCTTTGGATCCGATTCGGCAGGCTATAAAAAAGCCAAAACTCTGGAACTGGAGATTCTAAATACTACCCTAGTAGGGAACTTATCACCCGAAATGGTGCGAAACTTCTATGGCTACACAGTAGATTCATCTAACTATATGGAGTATAAGTGGACTTGGTGTGGGCGATACTCCATTCCATTTGCTCTACTCACCGCATTAAATCTGAATAAACTCCAAAACGGTCAAGACCTTGTTGGATTGCCTGTTGGGTATTCTACTAGCATTGAAAAAACACAAATCCCAGTCGAGGACCTAGGAATGGGGCATACAGCACCAGCCAACTTAAGGCACTGGGTGGGATATGCAGCGGTAGTTTATCATTAA
- a CDS encoding transposase: protein MKRGRRKFTLEEKLQILREGENQGVDVTCRKFQISRSLFYSWKSKFDQQGPDGLAPQYHRVDPKIRALERENERLRKIISRQAIPGRILA from the coding sequence ATGAAAAGAGGAAGAAGAAAATTCACGCTGGAAGAAAAACTTCAGATTCTGCGAGAAGGCGAGAATCAAGGAGTAGATGTCACCTGTCGTAAATTTCAGATTTCAAGGAGCTTGTTCTACAGCTGGAAGAGCAAGTTCGACCAGCAGGGACCCGATGGTCTAGCACCCCAGTATCATAGGGTTGACCCTAAAATCAGGGCCCTTGAAAGGGAGAATGAGAGGTTGCGAAAAATAATATCCCGGCAGGCGATCCCCGGTAGAATATTGGCATGA